ggaaattaaattaattaattgtcaGCTCTTTTACCTAAAACTGTTATGTTTTTTGGCTGATTTATCTTTTCCAAATAAGCGTAAACAAATCAgtcagacctggatcaaatacaCATGAAAAGACTTCTGCAGCTCATTTCATTCTTCCCAGATTGTATCCTGATTGTATCCTgtggtgaaaataaatgtgtctaTTAAAATGATCAGTGACCTGCAGGAATGTTATTGGTGTCTGAAGggttcaaatatttaaatgaattatttgacCCAGCTCTGATTGTGTCTGTTATATCAAGAATATCTAACAACAGCAAAGACAGCATAATTTACCCATGCCCATAGAATAGACTCCCTGCAAACTTGAGTCATAAGGGTGGACTTATGACCACAATGAGAGAAATGAGCTGGACCGTCTAGACCTATTGCTCAGTTATTTACAGCGAGGTAGCCTGACTGTAGAGCCCTGTATACACCAGAACACTTATATAAAGACTGGATGAAACTGTCTCCCAATGGTACAAACATGAAAAAGATGAAAAGCACTGCTTGTTGAGAAATTTATCTCAATGCATTTAATTCCttttcaaaaatagaaaattagcTCCACATACATTCATATGTCATTCCAGTTATTGCATCTTAAGAATGATAACATTATTGATTAGAACAAATTAGCACTTTCctgttgtaaaaatattttcttcattatttttacaaaaatgtttatttggtgCATCTTTTGAGGCCTCATAGAAAAAGGTACCAGGTACCACCTGAAACTGTACAGGATATCCTCAtgagatgtgtgtggtgtgtgtgtggttgcagtAGTTcgtgcagtgtgtagtgtgtgtatgtgtgtgtgtggatgtgtgtgtgtgtgtgtgagtgtggggatgtgtgtgtgtgtgtgtgtgtgtggatgtgtgttagtgtgagttgtgagtgtggtgtgagtgtgatgtgtgtgtgtgtgtggtgtgagtgtgtagtgtggtggaggggtgtgttgtgtgtggtgtgtgtagtgtgtgagatGGGGAGGGAAGTGGAGGGAGTGAGATGCAGCTGGGCTCATACCTGCATTTCTAAAGAACAGATGCTAGTGAGTGAGGAAGCTGATTGTGAGGTTGGttaacaaaatggcaaaaaatagcGCCATCACACCAACACcaacgcacactcacacacacactcactctcacatgcatacacacatactcacatgcacacatacgctcacacacacacacacaccagtccttGCTAGTGGGAGGGGCCTCCTCCgtagtgggcggggcctggcctGGGCGGGAGCTCCAGGCGATTGGGCAGCCTCTGGAGGACGGCCCGGGCTGTAAGTGGGCGTGTCTGCAGTGGGGGCCTCGCGGCTGATGATTGGATGACGGGCGGAtgcctgctgattggctgctcgtGGCTTCCCCCCGCCTCGGCGCTGAAACCCAAAACAAGCTTTAGAATGAACTGAGCTCCGCCCCTCTCACCCTGGAACTGAGCCTCAGAGCCGAGGTCCGATCTGATTGGACGAGCCTTTACAGACCATACAGCAGAATGTCACATGCAGCACGTGCTATATGACTATACGTTCAATATATGACACTGCTGCtagttccagaacattccgaCTATATTATATATCCACAAGAGTGAATTCCTTTTCTGTTGCCCACCCCTTTTTAAAAGGAAACCTAGTTCATGTTCAAATGTGGaactgaatgtttaaaaaagtgctGGTCCaaatgctgtgtttgggttctgCTTGGGTGCAGAATGTCCCTGGAAAATGTTCAGCGTGTAAAAAGTTTTTTCCCCATAATAACCCCTAAAccagacccagacccagacccagacccTGATCCTGATCCTGATCCTGATCCTGatcctgaccctgaccctgaccctgaccctgaccctgaccctgacccgaCCCGGACCCGGAACCGGAACCGGAAccggaaccagaaccagaacctgacccagacccagacccagacccaTCTCACTGCCTTATCATGAACCACAGTTTGGGCACTACTGTCTGAAGCAAAAGAGGGAGAGTGTTTTTGGGGGGACAGACCTTGGACTGTGGAGCGCAGGGCTGGACAGTGGCCTGAGAGAGGCACCCCTGGGGGTCCCCAGCGCTCGGTGGATCTTGGGGatcccctccttcctcctctcctccgcagCGGGGGCTCCACAGTCAGCCCCCCCAGCAGCCTTCACTCGAACCCTTCGCGCCCGCACCcccgctgctctgctctgccccccGGGGGGGGCCGCGGCGGCCGGGGGGGGAGACGGGCTCAGCGGGGGGTCCGGGGACAGAGACAGTCGGGAGACTTCGGGAgacgctgcctctctctcacacaggaggTCTGAGGGGACAGAAGCAGAAGGTCAGCAGGAGCGGTGTCCTGCTGCAGAAATCTGCGCATCCAGAACAATACAAAGAACCGCCCAGGAACACGCCTCAAAAACCAGAATTCATTCCAGTAATGCGCACTAACCAAACCTACCAGTACCAGTGTGTACCAGGCCTAAAGGCCTGCTAGCCTGCCCGGGGGAGCCTGGCTGTAGTTCACTGATTTCATATCTATTCAATAACCAGTGCCTGGAATACGTTCAGTATCTCCATCCAACAAAATACTGCTGTACTTGTTACGTAGTAGGTATTACAGCTGAAATTTGAGCTGAatttcagtgtgtcagtgtgtcagtgtgtctgtgtgtgtgtgtgtgtgtgtgtgtgtgtgtgtgagcgagcgagcgagcgtgtgtgcgtatgtctctGTGGGAGCAGGTGGGACAGCTCACCAGGTGGTGGAGAGTTGAAGGAGGAGTCAGGCGAGGTTGTGTTTATAAGACGACCACAGACCGCTcttactccttcttcctcttcctcctcctcatcactGGTGAAGCTGAGGCTATGGCCCATGccatcttcctctcccccctcatcTTCATCACTGTGAGAGATTTTCATCACCTGCGGCTTCCGCTCCTGCTCTATGGCCTGCAGTCGtcttacagacagacagagagagagagagagatttccgTAAAGGTGAGTACTGACTGATCAGTGTGTAAAGTTTGGTACTGACTGATCAGTGTGTAAAGTTTGGTACTGGCTGACCAGTGTGTAAAGTTCAGTACTGGCTGATCAGTGTGTAAAGTTCTGTACCGGCTGATCAGTGTGTAAAGTTTGGTACTGGCCAACCAGTGTTAGAGTTCGGTACCGGCTGATCAGTGTGTAAATTTCGGTACTGGCTAATCAGTGTGTAAAGTTCGGTACTGGCTGATCAGTGTGTAAAGTTCGGTACTGGCTGATCAGTGTGTAAAGTTTGGTACTGGCTCATCAGTGTGTAAAGTTCAGTACTGGCTGATCAGTGTGTAAAGTTTGGCACTGGCTGATCAGTGTGTAAAGTTCAGTACTGGCTGATCCGTGTGTAAAGTTTGGTACTGGCTGATGAGTGTGTAAAAATCAGTACTGGCTGATGAGTGTGTAAAGTTCAGCACTGGCTGATCAGTGTGTAAAGTTCAGTACTGGCTGATCAGTGTGTAAAGTTCAGTACCTGCTGTGCTCTTTCCTCCAGGCTCTGAGCTCAGAGAACACGTCTCTTCGGTCTTTTCCATCAGTCTCCTCCAGATCAAAGGTGTgttctggggtgtgtgtgggcggggttaaggagggagggtgggacaTGGGAGCCGGGatctggaggagaaggagggagtgagggaggaaaGAGGATGTGAGAAGAGAACATatgggagaagagagggaggagagagggtgagagtgagagggaggtagagaaacacagggaggaaaacacaaatgtgtttcaCCTGGACTCAGGTAAACCTGTCCTGCATATGAATAATATGAGCAGTCCTTAAACaggcctcctccccctcccccagggctgGCCCACACTGCTGGCAGAACAGGACCTGAAGACCAGCCAGCCCTACTCAGAGAGACCGCCACCCAGGCCAACCGCCTATCACACACCTGTATGTACTACACACGAAACACCACACtctaaaaaatttaaaaaggtcCCTAATCCATGCAGACTTGTACAAACCTCTGGCTTGAGAAAACCAATCTGCCAAGCTGGCCAGGGTACCTGCATGATTCTCCCGATATTAAATACCATCAAACTGAAGCCGAAGGTCTGCATTTTAATCTCATGttcacagagccaaaataagaaaaataatgtcaccGTCCAAATACTTagggactgcactgtatgtggTGGATGAAGGGCTCTTCGTTGTGCAGTGTGGTTTCTGCAGTGTAACAGTTTCTCTTGTCTTGTAAATAAGGCATATTTGAATTAGCATGTGAAAGAGGGTGAGTGTGGGTGAGAGGGGTACGGGCCTTATCAGAAGGGGGgataggagagggagagagaaattggCAAGTGGGCGAgcaacagagagggagagggagggagcaaatAGGAGTGAGAGatgaagggaagagagaaagagaaggaggagagaaagggaggtaatttaaaaaaaacaaaagacagtgaggggagagatggatagaaacagaacagtacagcagcgggggggggggggggggtaattacAGACACTTACCCCCATCTTCTGCCTGTGGGCTCTCAGAACCTGAACCGGATTCCCACagatcaccccccccacacctgcgTAGACACATCATACACCCCCATCACCATCATACACCCCCATCACCTGATTAGCACTAGTGTGTTATGTAATggtaaatataattaaattaatacagaTCCTGTTATCTGATTAGCACTAGTGTAAGTGCCTAAGAAAATGTAGTCCCTCCCTAGTACACCTGGGCGTATCTCAGCCCTGGAGGAGTaggctatcccagcatcccctgcGCTCACCGTGGGTCAGTCCGCTGGCGTCCTGGTCCAGCAGGGCTGGGCTCGAGCTGGCCGAGCCAGGtcgggaggagggggaggagccaggtcGGGAGGACGGGGAGGAGCCGGGCCGGgcgaagggggaggagccaggccgggaggagggggaggagccaggccTGGCGCTGGAGGGTcgactgagggagaggagggcagggagagCGGTCACAGGCCGCTGGGCGGAGCCAGGCCTGGTGGGGGCAGAGCCTGGCCTGAGGGGGGCAAGCACACTGGCtggctcctcctcttctgaaaTAAAGGAAGGATAGGGAGGAATTTGTATTCACTCTGGCCATTTAAAAGCTGCAGGGTGGGCAGGGCACTCACACTTAATCAGTTACAGCACCTGATTAAGCAGATAACCCTTTCTAAATTGCTTGCTAATTTTAAGGGGAAATACAAACAGTATCATACGCACAGGAGAACAAGCAAATCCTAAGACTGAACTTAAAAGCACCTGGCTCAAACACTTACAATACCACTAGTAAAATTCTTGTACATTTCTAACACTTTATAGTGTTTAATACATATCTCTTTTCATCAATAACCATAACTAAATTTTTCTTACACATGATTATAAATGTGGCTGATCCAGCACGCACAGCAAAGCATCTTGTGTGTGAACAGGAAGGGAGGGGCTGATCGCGTGTGCTGGGGGACAgcacacactccccacacactgatcacacactcctcacacactgatcacacactcctcacactcctcacacactgatcacacactcctcacactccccacacactgatcacacactCCTCGCATGACTGGTCGTTCCAAATTTGGGGAGATAAAGGAGTggaaagaatttttaaaaattaaaaattaatggaATAAAAATCAGCTCACCTGCCCTCCGAGAATTAAGATGAAGGTGTGAACCCCTGTCCCACAGGAAAGCATTTAAAGAATAATCTTACCCCAGTATGTAAACTTAACAGTGATTATACCCCGGTGTCTTCCCCCTCCCTACCTGCGGGGGCGCTGTCCTTAAGAGACTCCCTCAGCCGGACCCAGTCCTCCGCGGTGGCACTGTCACAGCAGGGTTCCGTGTCCCCTGCCGGCACGTTGTCCAGGTAACGCAGCTGTGGGATCAGCTCTCTGACTGCAGTCCTATATCTGTACCCCTCCGTCTGCCACCCCAAACACAGAGACCCAGCAAAACAAGCTTCAGTCTCAACACTACGAAAGGAAGCCCTGCTAGCATATACCTACTTACTGAACACAGCAAGGAAGCTCTGCTAGCATGTACCCACTTACTGAACACAGCAAGGAAGCTCTGCTAGCATGTACCCGCTTACTGAACACAGCAAGGAAGCTCTGCTAGCATGTACCCGCTTACTGAACACAGCAAGGAAGCTCTGCTAGCATGTACCCGCTTACTGAACACAGCAAGGAAGCTCTGCTAGCATGTACCCGCTTACTGAACACAGCAAGGAAGCCCTGCTAGCATGTACCCACTTACTGAACACAGCAAGGAAGCTCTGCTAGCATGTACCCGcttactgaacacagcacaaaGAAGCCCTGCTAGCATATACCCACTTACTGAACACAGCAAGGAAGCTCTGCTAGCATGTACCCGCTTACTGAACACAGCAAGGAAGCTCTGCTAGCATGTACCCGCTTACTGAACACAGCAAGGAAGCTCTGCTAGCATGTACCCGcttactgaacacagcacaaaGAAGCCCTGCTAGCATATACCCACTTACTGAACACAGCAAGGAAGCCCTGCTAGCATGTACCCACTTACTGAACACAGAAAAGGAAGCTCTGCTAGCATGTACCCGcttactgaacacagcacaaaGAAGCCCTGCTAGCATATACCCACTTACTGAACACTGTGCAAGGAAGCCCTGCTAGCATGTACCCGCTTACTAAACACTGCGCAAGACAGCCCTTGCAGATTCTTGAGAACTGTTGACAAAACATATTtccaacaaaaacatacaaccATGTGCTAGAAGTATGTTTAGAATACTGGTGAAACAAAGAGTTTCTTCTAAAACCCTGCTTACTTTTCCTTGTGTCGATAGGgataaagtatttcaaatgaagTGTCCCAAGTTTGTTTTCTAGCACGACATATGGACAAAATACACATCGCAGTCGCGCATTATAGTCACACatcgcagtcacacacaggccaaATGGAGTCCAGCTTCTGCACAGGTGTCAGGCACAGCCATTACTATTTTTCCACTAGGTGGTGTTGTTTCCTACACAAATGTTACTTAGTGACTACagacaaatataaataacttTGGACAATTATAAAACTGGAAACAAGAGGGAAGAAAGCAACACAGGCTGTCAGGTTCAGTAACATGATTGCACTACAACAAACAAACCTGATCCCTGTCAAACCCCCAAACGTTCATCtgctaaaaatgtattaaaggtGATTTATTACTCTGCATAGCAGCCAagctattttaaatactttatgGATTAAAGGCTGACTATTTGACTACAGTAATAAAACCGTTAATGTGTGCACTGAAACTCACATCCAGAAGTGATAAAACAGGACCATCTGCTCAGTGAATTAATAcccataaaaagtaaaatacacatgcaggtttttttattgCCGAGAGGGGGCGCAATTGCAATAATACAGCTAGTAGGGCTCTGGCCTGTGTCCCTCTGCCAGACACAAGCTCTGAGATTAAATTAGTGCTGAAATTTCAGCCTCTTTGCTCTTTGTGACCAACTGAGCCTGAGGGAGTAAAGAGGTCTTGTGCATTGTGCTCccacccaacacacatacacacacacacacacacacatgcacacacacatactctcacacacacagacacacgcacacacagacacacgcacacacaccctctcacactcacacacacacacacacacatatgaggGTGACTGTGTCTTCTCCACAGAAGCGGCTTCGTCTCTCACGCTGGGTCTTATTGAGGGACATGAAAGACCGTGGCTGGAACCCTGGAACCCTGGGCTGTTGGGTTCCCTGGGCCGTTGGGTTCCCTGTGCCGCTGGGTTCCCTGGGCCGCTGGGTTCCCTGGGCCGCTGGGCCGCTGGGTTCCCTGGGCCGCTGGGTTCCCTGTGCCGCTGGGTTCCCTGGGCCGCTGGGTTCCCTGTGCCGCTGGGTTCCCTGGGCCGCTGGGTTCCCTGGGCCGCTGAGCCACTGGGTTCCCTGGGCCGCTGGGTTCCCTGGGCCGCTGGGTTCCCTGAGCCGCTGGGTTCCCTGGGCCGCTGAGCCACTGGGTTCCCTGGGCCGCTGGGTTCCCTGGGCCGCTGGGTTCCCTAAGCCGCTGGGTTCCCTGGGCCGCTGAGCCACTGGGTTCCCTGGGCCGCTGGGTTCCCTGAGCCGCTGGGTTCCCTGGGCCGCTGGGCCGCTGGGTTCCCTGGGCCGCTCCACGGCGGATCAAACGATGCTTTCATGTTCTGAGCGGAGCGTGTGAATGACTCTggcagtgagtgtgagtgtgagtgtgagtgtgtgtgtgtgtgtgagtgtgagtgtgagtgtgagtgtgagtgtgagtgtgagtgtgagtgtgtgtgtgtgtgtgtgtgtgtgtgagtgtgagtgtgagtgtgagtgtgagtgtgagtgtgagtgtgagtgtgagtgtgagtgtgtgtgtgtgtgtgtgtgtgtgagtgtgtgggggggggtgagggggggggggtgtgcgtaGCGAATGGCCCCTTGCCAGCGCACTGGGACTGTCTGGGTTATcgaacacccatatcacccccttagttactcaatcaacccaTTAACCTAATTTATTTGCTAATTAGATTCACCTGATTGAACACAGAAAGgtatatatcagtctggaaaggctTACAAAGCTATTTCTAAGCCTCTGGGACTCCAgcgaaccacagtgagagccattctGTCCAAATgatgaatcttcccaggaggtgctgtgctgcacagcaacaactcatctAGGAAGCCACAAAAaacccagaagaacatccaaagcaCTGCaagcctctctagcctcagctaaggtcagtgttcatgactccacaataagagagagactgggcaaaaattggactcatgggagagtagcaaggcagaaaccacagCTAACCAAGGAACATCAAGACAGTTGCAAAAGCACCTGGGTcttccccaagccttttgggatattGTTCTATAAaggacaatttttaaaaaatgtactttaaaatattttaaatacttatgaaataatattcagtgtgacaaatatgcagtgaTTGAGGAAGCCATGAATGGGGCAAATGCTTTTTCCCTGTAAAGTCCTGAACTGGACTCAGATTTCGGTGCTACAGCATTAAAGCTGAAGATCACGTCCTGCCCCCTTTTGCAGCAGGGTGGTGAATGGGGCAGATTACCCAGCATTCACACCTCATTTTATCAGATTATTTAACATCTCTACAGATGCTCTACCAGGTTCAGATGCAAACAGACCACGtcccacctgcacacctgtaacTCTCTGATTCGATGGCACACCTGTGCTGGACTGAAACTCTCAGGCTACAGGTGCTTTACCTGCGATCATTTCACCATTGGTTTACAtggcagaggagagaggtgtTTACAGTGGGAGATAGTGGAGATTACACAGTGACATAGTGCATGATGGTGCATGCTGAATAAAGTAGGGTATGATTTCTTTTAACAAGTTgtattttggtttggtttagTGTTGTGTTTATAAGACAAGGTGCATTCTGGGGTAAAGCATTGTGTTTTATAATGACAGGCTGTATTCTGGGGTAAAGTGCCATGTTTATATGTGCTGTATTATGGGCAAAATGCTGAGGGTTCTGGATAATATACTGTCTTACGTAACAAGGAGCATTCTGGGTAAAGTGGGACTCTTTGATCCCTGAGGTCTCTGGGATGGGTACCTGGATGG
Above is a genomic segment from Anguilla rostrata isolate EN2019 chromosome 16, ASM1855537v3, whole genome shotgun sequence containing:
- the lrrc56 gene encoding leucine-rich repeat-containing protein 56, producing the protein MPSTTNTSQCHQQPANAINHQQPANAINHQQPANAINHQPPAKAINHQQLAKAINHQQPAKAINHQQPANAINHQQPAKAINHQQPANAINQPMPSTTNNQPMPSTTNNQPMPSTTNAPSAPVWARGKARLCAEGLRSGAAEFWRLWWDTRENTLGNFGSYLPSLVHLKLNNSTITSVRDLGTTLPHLQALWMSRCGLADLDGIPSFTCLKELYVAYNGIWDLSPVSMLEQLHVLDLEGNGVDDLIQVQYLGLCSQLSDLTLEGNPVCTRPHPGPIQTEGYRYRTAVRELIPQLRYLDNVPAGDTEPCCDSATAEDWVRLRESLKDSAPAEEEEPASVLAPLRPGSAPTRPGSAQRPVTALPALLSLSRPSSARPGSSPSSRPGSSPFARPGSSPSSRPGSSPSSRPGSASSSPALLDQDASGLTHGVGGVICGNPVQVLRAHRQKMGIPAPMSHPPSLTPPTHTPEHTFDLEETDGKDRRDVFSELRAWRKEHSRRLQAIEQERKPQVMKISHSDEDEGGEEDGMGHSLSFTSDEEEEEEEGVRAVCGRLINTTSPDSSFNSPPPDLLCEREAASPEVSRLSLSPDPPLSPSPPPAAAAPPGGQSRAAGVRARRVRVKAAGGADCGAPAAEERRKEGIPKIHRALGTPRGASLRPLSSPALHSPSAEAGGSHEQPISRHPPVIQSSAARPPLQTRPLTARAVLQRLPNRLELPPRPGPAHYGGGPSH